A DNA window from Mus caroli chromosome 8, CAROLI_EIJ_v1.1, whole genome shotgun sequence contains the following coding sequences:
- the Tma16 gene encoding translation machinery-associated protein 16 isoform X1: MPKGLKGKMVGREKKVIHPYSRKAAQITRESHKQDKKERLKTEKALRLNLIGDKLQWFHSHLDMKKTRYSKKDACELVERYLDRFSSELEQIELQNSIKDRQGRRHHSREAIIKQTLERERQQYEGYGFEIPDILDSNTLQTFREWDFDLKKLPNIKMRKLCADDAVPKKRKQKNILNIEKDLGELELSGQTGATTDGKLEPASESSDTDEEMTPVPVSPH; encoded by the exons ATG CCTAAAGGACTAAAAGGAAAAATGGTAGGACGGGAAAAGAAAGTCATCCATCCGTACAGTAGAAAAGCAGCTCAGATTACAAGAGAGTCTCACAAACAAGACAAGAAGGAAAG ATTGAAGACTGAGAAGGCCTTGCGTCTCAACCTTATTG GTGACAAACTTCAGTGGTTTCATAGTCATCTGGATATGAAAAAAACGAGATATTCTAAGAAAGATGCCTGTGAATTAGTTGAAAG gTACTTGGATCGGTTCAGCAGTGAGCTGGAGCAGATTGAGTTACAGAACAGCATCAAGGACAGGCAGGGAAGGCGGCACCATTCCCGGGAGGCCATCATCAAGCAGACCCTGGAGCGGGAGCGGCAGCAGTACGAAGGCTATGGCTTTG agatCCCAGACATTTTAGACTCTAATACTCTGCAGACTTTCCG GGAATGGGATTTTGATCTGAAGAAATTGCCAAACATCAAAATGAGGAAACTTTGTGCTGATGATGCAGTTCCTAAGAAGcgcaaacagaaaaatattttaaatatagaaaaggaTTTAGGAGAATTAGAACTATCAGGGCAAACTGGAGCCACTACAGATGGGAAACTGGAACCAGCAAGTGAATCAAGTGACACGGATGAAGAAATGACTCCAGTGCCTGTCAGCCCTCATTGA
- the Tma16 gene encoding translation machinery-associated protein 16 isoform X2, whose product MKKTRYSKKDACELVERYLDRFSSELEQIELQNSIKDRQGRRHHSREAIIKQTLERERQQYEGYGFEIPDILDSNTLQTFREWDFDLKKLPNIKMRKLCADDAVPKKRKQKNILNIEKDLGELELSGQTGATTDGKLEPASESSDTDEEMTPVPVSPH is encoded by the exons ATGAAAAAAACGAGATATTCTAAGAAAGATGCCTGTGAATTAGTTGAAAG gTACTTGGATCGGTTCAGCAGTGAGCTGGAGCAGATTGAGTTACAGAACAGCATCAAGGACAGGCAGGGAAGGCGGCACCATTCCCGGGAGGCCATCATCAAGCAGACCCTGGAGCGGGAGCGGCAGCAGTACGAAGGCTATGGCTTTG agatCCCAGACATTTTAGACTCTAATACTCTGCAGACTTTCCG GGAATGGGATTTTGATCTGAAGAAATTGCCAAACATCAAAATGAGGAAACTTTGTGCTGATGATGCAGTTCCTAAGAAGcgcaaacagaaaaatattttaaatatagaaaaggaTTTAGGAGAATTAGAACTATCAGGGCAAACTGGAGCCACTACAGATGGGAAACTGGAACCAGCAAGTGAATCAAGTGACACGGATGAAGAAATGACTCCAGTGCCTGTCAGCCCTCATTGA